The genomic DNA TGAAGTGAAATTGATAGAAGACACatttttcttttgtcttttctGTTTTGTGATTTACAGATATCGTactaaaattttagttaattaaattaattagctacaggttgttgctctaatTAGCTTGTAAAGAAAGGTAGTCCATCCTTTTCCTATGCATCTATTTTTTCAAAGGCTCTCTATTGATGATATCTTTGATTAATATATATGTATCTATCACTGGTCTCGCAGAAAATTAGCACCACAAGATGATCTTAATAACTTCACCAGTCAATTAAATATCCTATAGCTAAAGCTTTTCATTAGTGGTTGgccaattcaaatttaattaaaagatTCTTTTGCAAGTTAAACGAACCATAACCACAGGAATTCAAAGTGAGTGAGCTATATATATCCAAAAGTTTGCATCACGTACGGAAAAATCTATCACCAAATCTAAACCACTCCACGTAGCTGAGAAATGTTAAGATTTTCAAAGTGAAACTATAATTTATATTGAAAATTTTGTAGCTTTCTATTTCTATCGTTAATATAGGTTTAAAAGAGCTATCAAATAGGGTTTAGGGGAATGACACAATAATAGACACTTCTTAATTTCTCAGAATTTAAGGATTGAGTCTTAGTTTCGGGAATGACACAACAATAGACTGTCCATTACTaatacttcctaatttatcttgaTGATCGATGAACACCGTCACTCCAACTAAAGAAACTATAAAATGAATATTTaacattgattttttaaaaaataaacaaacaactcCCATTACTTTCATATGCAATTAATCACCCTAataactaatctaaataacataatTATGCTTGGTACTGGTTAAGATCCAGATGCTCCCAGTAACTAGCCGCCGGAGACGGCGCGACTTCACTCGAGAACAGATTATTATTACTTGCACTCTCAAAGAAGAAGCTGCTGTTTTCATGCAACAACGCCGGCGAAATCGCCGGCGGTAACAACGTCGCACTTCCGCCGCCTGCAGTTTGAGTTACTACTTCCTCTGACGTAGAAGGCTTGGCCGCTGCCTTCCTGAGCGTAGTCAAACAATCGGCGGGGCCGAAGGCTTGGCCGCCGCTGCCGCCGGCCCTGTAAACGGAAGAATAATTGGAAGAAGAGAAGGCGGAGAGGCCGGTGAGGCGTTGCACCACCGACCTGAACTCGGCCGGCGTGGCGTGGACGACCTTGGGCGAGGCGATGTAGATTACGACCGGTCGACGGTGGGCCTGCCGCGTTGGCGAGTTCACCGGCCGGGGTTTCTTGACGGTCGTGTGGGAGTCTTTGCCAACCTTCAGAGGCGCCGGTCGCGGCCCCTGTAGCTCCGACGATTTCCTCACCGGTAAAtccattaatattattattactattttatatCTCTATGTATCAGCCAAATTTAAAGAGTTGGATTACTGACTAGAAATGAAATGAATATATAAAGACGAAGCAAATCGGTGGATCCAACTATAATTTGATAGcggagaagaaaggaaagaagaaagagCGAAGAAGGTGAGGCGCAGCCATTGCTCATTGTTCGTTGAACCTGTCTGCGGTTGATCGGGTGATATCGCACAGAGAGCAGACAGCGAAGTCTTCATTTCAGCCAATAGGGAGGCGCCATGTGCGATTGAGTGTCCGAACCAAGTCAATAAATCCGCTGATTGGATAGGAGCGCCACGAGGTAAAGTCAACGAGGGAGTCATCCAATCATAGGACGAGGTCAGACTGTTGAAGGAATCCAAAATTATACTTTTTCAGAGATTATAGATTTTTTTCATTTAAGGCGAAAAAAAGtgttattttcaaataaaaaataaaaaaaagtgttGACTCTGTGATGGGTTGACGGAGACGCTGAGGGTGAAAGTATTCATCCTTTTACCACCATGCCACCATTTACACGTAATCAAAATTCGTCCAAAATTAACTGTGATCTTACCTGAATTCACTTTCTCGATTATAATTTTGGATCGAGTTATGCGGCCGGAGGCCGTTAGCAGTGGGCGACAACCCCCCAGCTTGACATCATATAGTTTGTCCGTCGTCGACGATCTTTGATCGTCTGATTTAtctcaaaattataatttaaatgagAAGATGAACTCAAGAGAATTTGATCTCTTGTATTATTACTTCAGTCAATAATTTAtttgttttaatatttttttatatatttagatgttatcatttttaaatattatttttattaatcatttttaCTTATTTATTACCTCTAACATGATTTTTAAGAAATATGAAATATATCTTGGAATTCAATTAAGTTTTGACTataatttaaagattttttttctcatcagGTATTAATGAAACAAGAAGTCAAGAACTCAGTAGTCGACATAAAAGGGCTTTCCCCGGGAAATTCCCaaaaataaatgtaatgaaagcaaatggaattaattaatttataaatcaaTAATGAATAGTCTCCATTCTATAAAAGAGAACGACAATATGAATATAATATTTTCCCCgtaatttaattatataaatttttgaCAAAGATAtctgaaaaaattataaaaatattattttttttaaagtttttttgtgGTTGACATCAAATAAGAAGGACCAGTAGaagtataatttaaaatttaaaaaataaaatgattaataGTGGATTAATATGAAATATTTAAAAGTAACGAATTATAATATGCACATTGAGCatctttaacaaaaaaaaaatggaacgCATTTATTCATAAATTCTCAATAAAAACGAGAGCTTAAAATATTTAGTagcaaaagaaataacatcaccttTTAAGTTTTAACTTCTACTCCCCTTTCCTCATTACAAAAGtcattcaaaatgatttttaaattatttattttttatattctatCTTTCGAAATAATGAACGCAATTAGAGCCGGCCTTGGGTAGTCGGCTGGGCCTTTTtttttcgaaaaaaaaaatattttttaaataaatactaataaaaatggaaaaagatttaaaaaaaaaaaagatggggcctatttttttgttttaattggtatatatatttaaaataaatactaacaatgtccataaattaaaaaaaaatctaaacataaattttaaaatattatgattttttttaagtatcccataaaaaaaatacatacggAGAGTCGAAGATAccttttttttctcaattttttgaatttttttatcggACTCTTCAAAATCTAAGACTGAACGCAACCAAACATGTTTGAAATATTCTAGACCTTCAATTAATCAATGGTTCTAATTAAACCACACTAATCTCATTTAATTCATCAGTGTCAATTTATCAACAAAGTCGACAGGTCAGaacatttttctttttaaaattttctgataatcTAAATATATATAgccaataaataataaaatttatcattCGCAGCCATTTTGGAAGTCTATCCATCTTATTCTTCCCACAAATAATCTATCATTTTACTCCAAAGGTCCTTTTAGTTTTTGAAATTACAGATTAATTAGGCGATACAAagctagacccgaccccgggccgggtctggcccggacccggcccgggcccgtaaccgggtcaacgggccggttgcccgttgacccggttcgccgggtcgaaccggaaccggcccggcaagttgccgggccggaaccgccggttaaccaacGGTTCATagcgttggaaccgccggttaaccgcgattcatagccgttggaaccgccggttaaccggcggttcgtaaccgttgggagggttttaggtattttttttaacggttaagatcatttgaccgtttttttatCAATAGCTATGATTTAATgttcgttactatcaaaactctataaatagagagcttatttcatcattttcacacacattttctctactcttaatctcaatttcgtattctctatacgctttcattttcaattttcaattacaatggaaggaggtcgtGGAGGTGCGTCATCTCAAGCtcggaaggaaaagaaaataatgaatccgtgggaggaggaccccaacattcaatccaccgatgatgagatcgagcatcttccgaatccgacacccgaaacacaaggaagtaccgatgcaattacttctaaggttcgggaacttcctcctctaaagtcttctatttttactaaacattttgagaatgtcactcttccgtcgggagaaatgcgtgcaaaatgtaagcactgcaatgcttcctacaaattccaagccggcggcggctatgggtcgttgaaacgacatgtagaaacgaagcacccgacggaatatggactcgaccgttctcaaacacaattatcaagattttcttcaactagcggtagtaccgattccggtttatttttatattcggataataaattaagagaatcattagctaaatttgtttccgtagaacatctttcttttagttttggatctaaatgcacatttgaagatttttgtaaagaatctcttaatccatgtgctaaacgtgttcctaggactacacttactcgtacaattaaaaaattagtaaaacaaggaaaaaagaatttaattgatgaatttagtaaattagataataaagtttctttatgttccgatatttggagtgatcattggcaaacacattcgtatatgggtgtgacttgccattggatcgataactcttggaatctccaaaaaagattattagcttatagagtttttgatgaatcacataatgctcataatatcgcacaattattatgtttaattttagaagaatatggtttaactcataaaatattttcaatatcattagataatgctagttctaataccgctatagatgatctaaaatttgtttgtcaacctattattggaggtttatttttcatattcgttgtgtatgccatgttttaaatttatgtgttcaagatggtttaaaattttagaaagttatattaaaccaattagaattgcaatttcttatttatggtctcatccatctataatgaaacaatggggtaggttttgtaaaattaatggaatgagacctaaaaaatttccacgtgatgtaccaacacgttgaattcaacataccaattattacaagattcatttcaatataaagaattattatgttcatttttgcacaaaacactaatgctaatatatatttattttcacaacaatggaatatttgtagtagtatttgtgaaattttaaaagtatttaatgatgcaaccgaacaactttccggtgtttattatcccaccgctcaattagttttagaaaatttttctaatatagtattagttttaaatgaacatattaataatgaatctttatctccttgcatcttagctatgaaaactaaatgggaaaaatatttttatttaattcctgaaatttatttaattgcatttgctttagatcctagatttaaattagaagttttacaagaaatgttaactttatattatgatgctttaattccaattaaagattcttcttcccattcctaatattatagataatgttagaatttatttatatgatatttataatcaatattatgcaaaatatggaacacaaattaatatttctgaaattcaacaaactactagtagtaatttaaaacttacaaaagcacaactcttattaaaagaacggacaaaacgtccacggggatcctcaagttccacatgggaacttgagaattattttacgacttcttttgaatGAACAGATAGCGaaaattcgatatcttaaagtggtagtcatagaaggctcaaagctttctcgttctctccgtgatcatcaaagaaattttagcttgtcaaATGTCAATTATTATTGTGAAGCAGACGTTCAATGTCGGCAAtgacatattagatgaacgacgatcaactttgtctctcgACTCATTGAAGCCCAAGCAttctggacgattggaccagagcggagaaaagaatccaaggaatgcaactttcggataacgaagttgaagattttgatctCGAAGGAACAAATATGACAGGAacgggaaatggaagtgaatgaaaatggataaaaatgtaaaagaactacgtgggctttgattcccctaaagggatacataggcaacttaaataagtgcaaccttttattctaataaattttaatttctaattttaatgtttaatgtttaatttttattttataatttttaatatttttaaaccgaaccgtgaaccggcggttctgaaccgtgaaccgtaaccgtcttgggcggttaaggttaagggtcgacctgcctggaaccgtcgaaccggcggttccgaaccgtcgaaccgtcggttctgaaccgtggtcaggtctataCAAAGCGATTCAACTATAAAAATTGAAAAGATTGAAATATGTCACGAGGGACGAGTGACACATTAATCAAAAGATTTAATTTCTCGTACGAAAATACAAATATTAATGAAGCCTGTCACGGGCTCCGAGTGATCCAGTGCGGGCGGCTCCTTAGATTTTGTGACTCGTCATGTTAAATTACCGTTTACTTAACGGGATAAACCTCACCTCGCCACGTCACACCGACAAAGTCGGCGTTGCGAAGCTGTCGACGGCCGACGTTGGTTTTGACCCATGGAATCAGCTCACCGGCGTTCCCTCCATGTGCACACCGCCCGGtcgaataaaataaatgaaaaagtcAAAGTCAATTTCCTACCTCATACGGATGATCTCGTAGCTAGAAATCACACCTTACGATTTGTCAACGATTAAAATAAGATAATCACATGAGACCATTTCTAGTTCCGGTAAGACGGCAGGAGGCCTACCGGATTTATTGCCTACCGAAAATGTTTGATTTAATAAAAGACGAAGAGTTCCGCCGCGTTGACTTTTATGGGTTTGAATTTGTATGAGTTTCCTGGATCGCCTCATCCTTCTATATAAACATCTCTCCTTTTGTCAACTCCCTCAAACCCGATCGATTAACGCAGCAGCTATTTTGGAGATCTTGAGCTTTAATTTCTTGATTCCGCTGAGTTTCCATTTTTGGGTCGAAAATTAGATGGAGGGGTTGGAGATTCCGTCCTACTTCCTCTGCCCGATTTCGCTGGAGATGATGCGGGACCCGGTGACGCTGCCGACCGGCATCACCTACGACCGGCAGAGCATCGAGCGGTGGCTCTTCGACTGGAAGCGGAGCACCTGCCCGGTGACGAAGCTGCCGCTGTCGGCCGACGCGGCGGTCTGCACCCCCAACCACACGCTCCGGCGGCTGATCCAGGGGTGGTGCACCCTCCACTCCTCCGACGGCGTGGAGCGGATCCCGACGCCGAAGCCCCCCGTCGGCCAGGATGAGGTCGCCGCGCTGCTCGAGGCCTCCGCGCGGGTGCCCACGCAGCTTGATGCGCTGCGCAAGCTACGGCGGATCTC from Zingiber officinale cultivar Zhangliang chromosome 4A, Zo_v1.1, whole genome shotgun sequence includes the following:
- the LOC121973060 gene encoding protein MKS1-like, which codes for MDLPVRKSSELQGPRPAPLKVGKDSHTTVKKPRPVNSPTRQAHRRPVVIYIASPKVVHATPAEFRSVVQRLTGLSAFSSSNYSSVYRAGGSGGQAFGPADCLTTLRKAAAKPSTSEEVVTQTAGGGSATLLPPAISPALLHENSSFFFESASNNNLFSSEVAPSPAASYWEHLDLNQYQA